AGAATTTCTAAATCCACAAGCTTTTTTTATAAGTACTTCCTAAATCCTATTTTGAAACACTTGCTGAGAGGTTCTTTGACAAAAACACCAGCATATCCACCTTGTCTGGTTTCAGACAGGACCGATGGTTAGATACAATATTACCACTGCTGCTAAAAGCCCTCTCTGACGCAGAGCTTGTTGCTTGGATACACAGATATTTTTGTGCTAATTTGCATAGCCTAGGGAAGTTGATCTTGTGAAACTTCCACCATTTCAAAGGATCTTCTCCATGATCTATAAGTGGCATATAAATGTAAATATTGAGTTCTGCAGCCACTGCTTCTCTAAACTGTTCTATGGGATCAAATGCAGTGTTGCCTGACAGTGG
This portion of the Bufo gargarizans isolate SCDJY-AF-19 chromosome 1, ASM1485885v1, whole genome shotgun sequence genome encodes:
- the LOC122930743 gene encoding E3 SUMO-protein ligase ZBED1-like, translated to MASFMDPRFRTQYLSADETQSIKDRVIAELQELQQHQPEPQSTAAMEGDSHVGNPPAAKTKKKSLASFFKESTRAAAAPLSGNTAFDPIEQFREAVAAELNIYIYMPLIDHGEDPLKWWKFHKINFPRLCKLAQKYLCIQATSSASERAFSSSGNIVSNHRSCLKPDKVDMLVFLSKNLSASVSK